A region of the Roseiflexus sp. RS-1 genome:
CTTTCGTGCGCTTGTTACCAGTAGTTATGATGAATTGGATAATCTGGGATGGCTTTCTAATGATATCAAGAACGCTGCTGCCCGTGCGCTTCAGGATGAAGTCTCCTGGAGCGAAGGGTATGGGCGGATTCAGCGCTACTTTGAGAAAGTACGTCGCTCTGGCATACGTATTTTGTTTATTCTTGATGAGTTTGATCATGCACGTAAACTATTCAAAGGAGATGTTTCAGGATTTCAAGGATTGCGTGAACTGTCTTATCGACCTGAATGGCGCGTGACTTTCGTTACGACATCTCGAAGGTCGTTGCAAAGTATTGAGTTACAGACTGCGGCCATCTCAACCCTCGATCACACTTTTCATAAACATTACCTGGGTATGTTTGATGAAGATGCACTTGAGGAGTATTTCAAGCGATTATCATCGATAGGCATTACAATAACACCGCAAGTCAGAGAGAGGCTTTTTTTCTACTGTGATGGACATCCTTACCTGCTCGAAATGCTAGGTTATGAAGTAGTGGAGCTGTTTCGTGAAACAGGCATTGTTGATGTAGATCAGGCGACTAAGGATGTTGGGCAATCTTTTATTGATCATTACGAGCATACATTGGAAGTGCTCAAGGAAGATGAAAAACTTAACAAGATGTTGCAGATTCTGTTTGGTCCTGTGATTGATGCGAAACTAACTGATGCTGAAGAGTTGCAAAGGTATGGTCTTATAAAGCTCAACGATGAGGATGTTTATGTCGCTTTTTCGGAGCATTTCCAGACATATCTGAGGATAATAGAGCGCTATGTTGATTTGTGGCCCCTATGGCGGGAGA
Encoded here:
- a CDS encoding Swt1 family HEPN domain-containing protein, producing the protein MSERDFINPFSDYGHIVHGDRFIDRCSSIRAVENRVIRPKEPGNLAIIGDYRIGKSSLAYQSIMERKNDLLKERRLPVWINLATFDQPSLFFRALVTSSYDELDNLGWLSNDIKNAAARALQDEVSWSEGYGRIQRYFEKVRRSGIRILFILDEFDHARKLFKGDVSGFQGLRELSYRPEWRVTFVTTSRRSLQSIELQTAAISTLDHTFHKHYLGMFDEDALEEYFKRLSSIGITITPQVRERLFFYCDGHPYLLEMLGYEVVELFRETGIVDVDQATKDVGQSFIDHYEHTLEVLKEDEKLNKMLQILFGPVIDAKLTDAEELQRYGLIKLNDEDVYVAFSEHFQTYLRIIERYVDLWPLWRETEMALRRVITEKMIEHYGEQWIERLCKEKPKIRTIFEKSEEAQKQEERSFGDRASRNLVDFMYPRGLFDIIFAEWSVFRDVFGKDKNYWDQRAQLLSKVRNPLAHNRDMALYDYERRIAEGYCGEILTALEKYRSASNA